A region of Paraburkholderia sp. BL23I1N1 DNA encodes the following proteins:
- a CDS encoding SDR family oxidoreductase, which translates to MSLQDKIAIVTGAAGGFGAAIARHFADGGAKVALLDLNEEKASEVAARLGRGRAIAVRVDVSSRAEIDAALAKVSEAFGVPDIVVNNAGYTHRNQSLLDVDEATFDRVFNVNVKSIFHMSQAVVPAMRENGGGVIINVGSVAGIRPRPGLTWYNGSKGAVNILSKSLAVELAPWKIRVNAICPVIGATGMLESFLGVPDTTEARKKFVDTIPLGRLCEADDVAQAACYLATANFLTGIELPVDGGRTI; encoded by the coding sequence ATGAGTCTGCAAGATAAGATCGCCATCGTGACAGGTGCAGCTGGCGGATTTGGCGCGGCTATTGCGCGACATTTTGCTGATGGTGGCGCTAAAGTCGCGCTGCTCGACCTGAATGAAGAGAAGGCGAGTGAAGTAGCCGCGCGTTTAGGCCGGGGGCGGGCCATCGCCGTTCGTGTCGACGTATCTTCGCGTGCGGAAATCGACGCTGCACTCGCGAAAGTGAGCGAGGCGTTCGGTGTACCTGACATCGTAGTCAACAATGCTGGATATACCCACCGCAATCAGTCACTTCTCGACGTGGACGAAGCGACTTTCGACCGCGTGTTCAACGTCAACGTCAAGTCGATTTTCCACATGTCCCAGGCTGTGGTGCCGGCGATGCGTGAGAACGGTGGGGGAGTAATCATAAACGTTGGTTCAGTGGCTGGCATTCGCCCTCGTCCCGGTCTGACTTGGTATAACGGTTCCAAGGGGGCGGTCAATATACTTTCCAAGTCACTCGCAGTCGAATTGGCGCCGTGGAAAATTCGAGTCAATGCGATCTGCCCGGTGATCGGGGCCACTGGCATGTTGGAGTCGTTTTTAGGCGTACCTGACACGACGGAGGCGCGCAAGAAATTCGTTGACACAATTCCGTTAGGGCGTTTGTGCGAGGCGGACGACGTTGCGCAAGCCGCTTGCTATCTCGCAACCGCCAATTTCCTTACCGGCATCGAGTTGCCGGTCGATGGTGGTCGGACGATCTGA
- a CDS encoding LysR family transcriptional regulator produces the protein MELRHLRYFLAIAEELHFTRAAERVGIGQPPLSQQIKQLEEELGAPLFLRTARGVALTAAGEAFRPHAEAAIREAERAELAVRRVACGEQGNIHIGFTSSASFNPLVPAIISSFREVNPDVEINLVEETSSSLLTHLANTKLDIAFLRAALVERSALTTVALPDEPLWIALPARHPLAERTELRLVELASTPFILYPRRNGNLLYDTIISACRSVGFSPNVVQEAPQMASMVNFVAAGVGVALVPRSMCQLHAEGVSYARISPPAPTAMLWLAHHRTDKISSVIHAFMRCAETILQARSTGLPR, from the coding sequence ATGGAGCTACGACACCTGCGATACTTCCTGGCGATTGCTGAGGAATTGCATTTCACTCGGGCGGCAGAACGCGTGGGCATCGGACAGCCTCCTCTGAGCCAGCAAATCAAGCAGCTTGAAGAGGAGTTGGGGGCCCCTTTATTCCTACGCACGGCCCGCGGAGTGGCCTTGACTGCAGCAGGTGAAGCATTCAGGCCGCACGCCGAAGCCGCCATACGCGAAGCTGAGCGTGCGGAGCTTGCGGTCCGGCGCGTCGCATGCGGAGAGCAAGGCAATATCCACATCGGCTTCACCAGCTCGGCGTCTTTCAACCCGTTGGTACCCGCCATCATCAGCAGTTTCCGCGAAGTCAATCCGGACGTAGAAATTAACCTGGTTGAGGAAACTTCCTCATCGTTACTCACCCACCTCGCCAACACCAAGCTCGACATCGCATTTTTGCGAGCAGCCCTTGTCGAAAGAAGTGCATTGACCACAGTGGCCCTGCCTGACGAACCTTTATGGATCGCGTTGCCAGCGAGACATCCGCTGGCCGAACGTACCGAGTTGAGATTGGTTGAATTGGCGAGCACTCCATTCATCCTGTATCCACGCCGCAACGGAAATCTGCTTTACGACACCATCATCTCGGCATGCCGCAGCGTCGGCTTCAGCCCTAACGTCGTCCAGGAAGCTCCGCAAATGGCTTCAATGGTTAACTTCGTCGCCGCTGGCGTGGGCGTCGCGCTAGTGCCCCGTTCCATGTGCCAACTGCACGCCGAAGGTGTGTCCTATGCGCGTATCTCACCTCCTGCACCCACTGCAATGCTCTGGCTTGCGCATCATCGGACGGACAAAATATCGAGCGTAATCCACGCATTCATGCGTTGCGCCGAAACTATCTTGCAAGCCCGGTCAACGGGGTTGCCCCGATAA
- a CDS encoding porin translates to MKISKMKLATSAIFVAMASTSHAQSSVTLYGIAGAAIQFSSKTVNASGGNAGKTFAVADAGNGPSLFGIQGVEDLGSGMKAEFKIESGINMTNGGFNSSNGNFFGRQAWVGLEGNFGMVKAGLQFSPFFTALYASDPRQHSEFGSGLVLYGDNVAVTGAFNSNAVSYTSPKLAGFQGQAMLALGGKAGDFSAGRQWSTSLKYENASLMINAAFYDGNSGGTVQTPVPTTVAFEGRTVGAAYTFGPLIVKASFVNYKVAHSFNANVYGGGAKYQITPFVDVNGGVWYTSDRNDTSNHSVLAAVGTDYYASKRTSLYAQVAVVNNHGAMNTGLAVNNVSFIREVSGTSVGGNIGIRHSF, encoded by the coding sequence ATGAAGATAAGCAAAATGAAACTCGCGACGAGCGCCATCTTCGTTGCAATGGCCAGTACATCGCACGCTCAGTCCAGCGTTACGCTATACGGGATCGCTGGCGCCGCAATTCAATTTTCCAGCAAGACGGTGAATGCGTCGGGTGGCAATGCAGGCAAGACATTCGCCGTGGCCGACGCCGGCAATGGGCCGTCGTTGTTCGGCATTCAGGGTGTCGAGGACCTCGGCTCAGGAATGAAGGCGGAGTTTAAGATCGAAAGTGGTATCAACATGACCAATGGTGGTTTCAACAGCTCCAATGGAAACTTCTTCGGACGGCAGGCCTGGGTTGGGCTCGAGGGAAACTTTGGTATGGTCAAGGCTGGCTTGCAATTTTCTCCGTTTTTCACCGCCCTGTACGCATCCGATCCCCGTCAGCATTCCGAATTCGGCAGCGGTTTGGTGCTCTATGGCGATAACGTGGCCGTCACCGGCGCCTTCAATTCCAACGCGGTGTCGTACACGAGCCCAAAGCTTGCGGGTTTCCAGGGGCAAGCGATGCTCGCGCTCGGTGGGAAGGCGGGCGATTTTTCGGCTGGACGTCAGTGGTCAACCAGTCTCAAGTATGAAAATGCCTCGCTCATGATCAACGCGGCGTTCTATGACGGAAATAGTGGAGGCACAGTCCAGACTCCCGTCCCAACCACCGTTGCGTTCGAAGGGCGAACCGTGGGAGCCGCGTATACGTTCGGACCTTTGATCGTCAAGGCTTCCTTTGTCAATTACAAAGTGGCTCACTCTTTCAATGCCAATGTCTATGGGGGCGGAGCCAAATATCAGATCACGCCTTTTGTCGATGTGAATGGTGGCGTGTGGTACACCAGTGACCGAAACGACACATCGAATCACTCGGTGCTAGCCGCCGTGGGGACGGACTACTATGCTTCCAAGCGAACGTCACTTTATGCTCAGGTCGCGGTTGTGAACAATCACGGTGCAATGAACACCGGACTGGCCGTGAACAACGTAAGCTTTATCAGAGAGGTATCAGGCACCTCCGTCGGCGGCAACATCGGGATACGGCATTCCTTCTGA
- a CDS encoding SCO family protein, translating into MSAPVGGAFALTNHFRQPVTDASFHGKYALLFFGFTHCKVVCPRALARISQALDLIGDLADEIQPLYITVDPERDSPEVMQAFLERTNPRFLGLTGDREHITAVKSTYKVYAERKDDPDAPDGYVVPHTAFSFLLDRKGAYLAHFVDAGNAQELAEKLKQLVLPERAG; encoded by the coding sequence ATGAGTGCACCTGTAGGGGGCGCCTTTGCGCTCACCAATCATTTCAGACAGCCAGTGACTGATGCTAGTTTTCACGGAAAGTATGCGCTACTGTTTTTCGGCTTCACGCATTGTAAAGTGGTATGTCCGCGCGCACTTGCGCGGATCTCCCAGGCGCTGGATTTGATCGGGGACCTGGCTGACGAGATTCAACCTCTCTACATCACCGTCGACCCCGAGCGCGATAGCCCAGAAGTTATGCAAGCCTTCCTCGAACGGACTAATCCGCGTTTCCTTGGCTTGACGGGGGATCGGGAGCATATAACTGCTGTCAAAAGCACGTACAAAGTTTACGCGGAACGCAAAGATGATCCTGATGCGCCGGACGGGTATGTGGTGCCGCATACCGCATTCTCTTTCCTCCTCGACCGGAAGGGCGCTTACCTGGCCCATTTTGTCGATGCGGGTAATGCGCAGGAGCTTGCGGAAAAATTAAAGCAGTTGGTTCTGCCAGAGAGGGCGGGATGA
- a CDS encoding MmgE/PrpD family protein, with amino-acid sequence MADHPSLALATFAAQLDFESIPSGVVERTVNLYVDWLGAALAGKGARPVETIAQFARGAGGGLEGPSEVLIDRTRATPYFAAMVNAAASHFAEQDDVHNGSVFHPATVVFPVALALAQAHHVSGRGFIAAVVVGYETGIRIGEFLGRSHYKVFHTTDTAGTLAAAATAGRLLGLTPSQMVDAFGSAGTQASGLWEFLRDAADSKQLHTAMAAANGLMAAQFAADGFKGATRILEGDKGVAAGMSTDADPARLTDGLGTRWATAETSFKYYAACRHTHPAADALFAVVRQHALAPDDIVNVTAHVHQGALDVLGVVVVPSTVHQAEFNMGTVLGLVVHHGYAGVSEFENDFSADTIATFRDKVPMVYDDEVDYAYPARWIGKVTVTTRDGRTLAGRVDEPKGDPGNTLSRDELATKLRRLVAFSGAASQEEVSRLLDRAWQIVSQPRVTGVLEGGGVAELDASAQAAANVSETARGAA; translated from the coding sequence ATGGCCGATCACCCAAGCCTCGCCCTCGCGACATTTGCCGCGCAACTGGACTTCGAAAGCATCCCGTCGGGTGTCGTCGAACGTACTGTGAATCTGTATGTGGACTGGCTTGGCGCGGCGCTTGCCGGCAAAGGCGCGCGGCCCGTCGAAACGATCGCGCAGTTTGCGCGCGGGGCGGGCGGCGGGTTGGAAGGTCCATCGGAAGTCTTGATCGACCGCACGCGCGCAACGCCGTATTTCGCGGCGATGGTGAACGCGGCGGCTTCGCACTTTGCCGAACAGGACGACGTGCACAATGGATCGGTGTTCCATCCGGCGACCGTCGTGTTTCCTGTCGCGCTCGCGTTGGCACAGGCGCATCATGTGTCGGGCCGCGGGTTTATCGCTGCTGTCGTGGTGGGTTATGAAACCGGTATCCGCATCGGTGAGTTCCTCGGGCGCTCCCACTACAAGGTATTTCACACGACCGACACTGCCGGCACGCTGGCCGCAGCGGCGACCGCGGGACGGCTGCTTGGCCTCACGCCGTCACAGATGGTCGACGCGTTCGGCTCGGCGGGCACGCAGGCGAGCGGACTATGGGAGTTCTTGCGCGACGCGGCCGATTCGAAGCAGTTGCATACGGCGATGGCCGCTGCAAATGGGCTGATGGCCGCGCAATTTGCCGCCGACGGCTTCAAGGGCGCGACGCGAATTCTCGAAGGCGACAAGGGGGTGGCTGCCGGCATGTCGACCGACGCCGATCCGGCACGTCTCACCGATGGTCTCGGCACACGCTGGGCGACCGCGGAGACGTCGTTCAAGTATTACGCCGCGTGCCGCCACACGCACCCGGCCGCCGACGCATTGTTTGCGGTGGTCCGGCAACATGCCCTCGCGCCGGACGACATCGTGAACGTCACGGCGCATGTGCATCAGGGCGCACTCGACGTGCTTGGCGTGGTAGTTGTGCCGAGCACCGTGCATCAGGCGGAGTTCAACATGGGCACGGTGTTGGGTCTTGTTGTGCATCACGGCTATGCGGGCGTTTCGGAGTTCGAAAATGACTTTTCTGCGGACACGATTGCCACATTTCGCGACAAGGTGCCGATGGTCTACGACGATGAAGTCGACTACGCGTATCCGGCGCGCTGGATCGGCAAGGTGACGGTGACGACTCGGGACGGGCGCACGCTCGCAGGCCGCGTCGATGAACCGAAGGGGGATCCGGGCAACACGCTGTCGCGCGACGAACTGGCGACGAAGCTGCGACGTCTCGTGGCGTTCTCCGGTGCGGCATCGCAAGAGGAAGTGTCGCGGCTGCTGGATCGCGCGTGGCAGATCGTATCGCAGCCACGTGTGACGGGAGTGCTCGAGGGGGGCGGTGTGGCTGAGCTCGATGCGAGTGCTCAGGCAGCCGCTAACGTCAGCGAGACAGCCAGGGGGGCTGCGTGA
- a CDS encoding aldehyde dehydrogenase family protein, with amino-acid sequence MESSKNFIDGEWRAPHSEATLPTIEPATGRSYGQIADSDARDVDAAVAAARAAYDVGAWGRTSACERGRLLSRFGQRIADLADELTTMESRDTGKPIQVAKADIAALARYFEFYGGAADKLHGETIPYQTGYQVSVLREPHGVTGHILPWNYPAQMFGRTLAPALAAGNATVLKPAEDACATALRLAEVATEIGFPPGAINVVTGAGATAGAALAAHGGVDFMSFTGSPQVGQIIQKLCADHYITCTLELGGKSPQLVFADADFDSTVPVIINAIIQNSGQTCSAGSRVLVQRSAYDTFVKRLADAFVRVRVGAPEMRRDCGPIITHKQQTRVQGFIDAAVRAGVPVLAQGLIEDGVDPHGFYTTPTLFGPVPRDNSLAHEEVFGPVLCVLPFEDEADAIELANSTEYGLAAGIWTRDGARQIRVGKRLRAGQVFINCYGAGAGIELPFGGSRKSGHGREKGFAALHDFTTTKTMVQHHG; translated from the coding sequence TTGGAGTCCAGCAAAAATTTCATCGATGGCGAGTGGCGAGCGCCGCACAGCGAGGCGACTTTGCCAACCATAGAGCCGGCAACCGGCCGGTCATACGGCCAGATTGCCGACAGCGACGCACGGGATGTCGACGCGGCCGTCGCAGCAGCCCGAGCAGCCTATGACGTAGGGGCATGGGGACGCACCAGTGCATGTGAACGTGGTCGGCTTCTCAGTCGTTTTGGACAGCGAATAGCAGATCTCGCCGACGAACTTACGACGATGGAATCCCGTGATACGGGTAAGCCGATTCAGGTCGCAAAAGCAGACATCGCTGCATTGGCGCGCTACTTCGAGTTCTATGGCGGTGCCGCAGATAAGCTGCACGGCGAGACCATTCCCTATCAGACAGGCTATCAAGTGTCCGTGCTGCGGGAGCCTCACGGTGTCACCGGTCACATCCTGCCCTGGAACTATCCGGCGCAAATGTTCGGCCGTACGCTGGCGCCGGCGCTGGCTGCCGGGAACGCCACCGTGCTTAAGCCTGCCGAGGACGCTTGCGCTACCGCTTTGCGATTGGCGGAGGTTGCAACAGAGATCGGCTTTCCACCGGGAGCAATCAACGTCGTCACGGGAGCCGGTGCGACCGCCGGCGCGGCCCTGGCCGCGCACGGCGGGGTGGATTTCATGTCCTTCACCGGCTCGCCCCAGGTAGGGCAGATCATACAGAAGCTGTGTGCTGATCACTACATTACCTGCACGCTGGAACTGGGAGGAAAATCGCCGCAACTTGTGTTTGCCGATGCCGACTTCGACTCCACCGTTCCCGTCATCATCAACGCGATCATCCAGAATAGCGGGCAAACCTGCTCGGCTGGAAGCCGTGTGCTGGTTCAGCGTAGCGCTTACGACACCTTCGTGAAGCGTTTGGCCGATGCCTTTGTCCGCGTGCGGGTGGGTGCGCCGGAAATGAGGCGCGATTGCGGACCGATCATTACGCACAAACAGCAGACACGAGTGCAGGGCTTCATCGACGCCGCTGTACGGGCCGGCGTACCGGTGCTGGCGCAAGGGCTGATTGAGGATGGTGTCGATCCGCATGGTTTCTACACCACGCCGACGCTGTTTGGGCCGGTACCGCGCGACAACTCGTTGGCGCACGAGGAAGTCTTTGGCCCGGTGCTCTGTGTGCTGCCTTTCGAAGACGAGGCGGACGCCATTGAATTGGCCAATAGCACCGAGTACGGCCTGGCCGCCGGCATCTGGACCCGCGATGGGGCACGTCAGATTCGGGTTGGCAAGCGTCTGAGGGCAGGACAGGTTTTCATCAATTGTTACGGCGCGGGTGCTGGAATCGAGCTACCTTTCGGCGGGTCGCGAAAGAGTGGCCATGGGCGAGAAAAAGGTTTCGCCGCTCTCCACGATTTCACTACGACGAAAACCATGGTCCAGCACCACGGTTAA